The following are encoded together in the Bicyclus anynana chromosome 2, ilBicAnyn1.1, whole genome shotgun sequence genome:
- the LOC112049092 gene encoding stromal membrane-associated protein 1 has translation MTSKSEKDRAKQIQDRCQNILIQLLKDEDNKYCVDCDAKGPRWASWNLGIFLCIRCAGIHRNLGVHISKVKSVNLDSWTAEQVVYLQQMGNSRARAVYEANLPDSFRRPQNDSSLEAFIRAKYEQKKYIAKEWVPPTMPKVNWDKEIDEELEKQKRKKRATTSGLGPLPAPSTDKKYNKSDVIPSLPKPKSSVSPKLGRNTPTSQDTSKTSNGSADLLGLDTTVTKPEVKPTNNDDIFSSFFSAPAEKPAPKQEETKPDLKTEEENFFKQAAPTEKEKSKLTKDSILALYSQTPSNTLASQFNSQSTGQFNPVQTQPGQFNQQTQPGQFNQQSQPGQFNVPPQGQFGTFGSLYQPYNSMGVQNGMQSFNQFQPMTNQFQQAFPNQMPQQQMQNQPVQNAQPFQNQSFFPQQTPLSQQFGSLNLGQNFASAFPPNPNVASNTWQ, from the exons ATGACTTCTAAAAGTGAAAAGGATCGAGCCAAACAGATCCAGGATCGATGTCAGAACATTTTGATACAATTACTCAAAGATGAAGACAATAAATATTGTGTTGACTGTGACGCAAAGG GTCCACGCTGGGCGTCATGGAACCTGGGCATATTCCTGTGCATCCGGTGCGCCGGCATCCACAGGAACCTCGGCGTGCACATATCGAAGGTCAAGAGCGTGAACCTGGACTCGTGGACTGCCGAACAAGTG GTGTATCTCCAACAAATGGGAAACTCCCGAGCGCGCGCCGTGTACGAAGCCAACCTGCCCGACTCGTTCCGAAGACCGCAGAACGATTCCTCATTGGAGGCCTTCATACGCGCCAAGTATGAGCAGAAGAAATACATTGCCAAGGAATGGGTGCCGCCTACGATGCCTAAAGTCAACTG GGACAAAGAGATAGACGAGGaattagaaaaacaaaaacgtAAAAAGAGAGCCACCACGTCTGGACTGGGACCTCTACCTGCACCTTCGACTGATAAGaaatataat AAATCCGACGTCATACCGAGTTTACCGAAGCCAAAGTCATCAGTGAGTCCCAAATTAGGCAGGAACACACCAACAAGCCAGGATACAAGTAAAACGTCCAACGGTTCAGCCGACTTACTGGGCTTGGACACCACAGTCACCAAGCCAGAAGTCAAACCAACAAACAACGATGACATCTTCTCCAGCTTCTTCTCAGCACCAGCAGAGAAACCGGCACCGAAACAAGAAGAAACCAAACCTGATCTCAAAACCGAAGAGGAGAACTTCTTCAAACAAGCCGCTCCAACGGAAAAGGAAAAGTCAAAGTTAACTAAGGACAGTATACTTGCGTTGTACAGTCAAACACCTTCCAACACTTTAGCGAGTCAGTTCAACAGTCAATCAACTGGTCAATTCAACCCGGTGCAGACTCAACCGGGTCAATTCAATCAGCAGACTCAACCCGGTCAATTCAATCAGCAGTCTCAACCCGGTCAGTTCAACGTACCACCTCAAGGACAGTTTGGTACATTCGGCTCATTGTACCAACCGTACAACAGTATGGGAGTCCAAAACGGTATGCAATCGTTCAATCAGTTCCAACCGATGACAAATCAGTTCCAACAAGCGTTCCCAAATCAAATGCCACAGCAGCAAATGCAAAATCAGCCTGTACAAAATGCTCAGCCGTTCCAAAATCAGTCGTTTTTCCCCCAACAAACACCTTTGTCCCAACAGTTTGGTAGTCTCAATTTAGGGCAAAACTTCGCTAGCGCGTTCCCTCCAAACCCAAACGTGGCAAGCAATACATGGCAATAG
- the LOC112049071 gene encoding protein DENND6A, translating into MACRRESNGDIDILTLEEREFQMKWSRFSDWLHCICVVTFDLELGQAMESVYPPGVKLTDQEKCNVCYLAFPDSNSGCMGDTQFHVRLRSRAPLTAQQSSYNEDSVPTLRADSTHYWGFVYFRQVKDPSLPRGYFQKSIILLTRLPFINLYYKVIQLIAPKHFEDGESSLEAACHDINRWPPIDAGQNMLLPVLGTVFQSYIPNQQTGKVSRSDIIKQVHSPNIPHVLASIQDVNVFDALAGVISHLHLLWELVLAAEPIVVMASSPTECSALVQALTNLIQPLPYAAEYRPYFTIHDSEFKEFTRKQYNPPCVILGVTNPFFTKTLQHWPHTIKLGESTSIKTKLRKVGNIKHLDTAPGVYTQYKPFLEKDKAIIKKLHNGMRTERPSEVQTAMVKRHLLELTQSFMIPLERYMASLMPLQKNISPYRAPPIPNPFNPEDFFATLQQAGPQLTSGIKGDWIGLYKNFFRTPNFAAWFHERHSKLTNKLHALQLEALAESDLKQWSIGKKEVEIVDMVLKLREVLKSDPPVAGNTRTLLARRLEDLNCVLPDDMKSILNAAT; encoded by the coding sequence atggcTTGTCGTCGGGAAAGTAATGGAGACATTGACATTTTGACATTGGAGGAACGGGAGTTTCAAATGAAATGGAGCAGGTTTTCCGACTGGCTGCACTGCATTTGTGTGGTAACCTTCGACCTTGAGCTCGGGCAGGCAATGGAGAGCGTTTACCCGCCTGGCGTGAAACTCACAGATCAGGAGAAATGCAACGTTTGTTACTTGGCGTTCCCAGACTCTAATTCGGGGTGTATGGGCGACACACAGTTTCATGTGAGGCTACGGTCTCGCGCTCCACTTACCGCACAGCAATCGAGTTATAACGAGGACAGTGTGCCAACACTTCGCGCCGATTCAACGCACTACTGGGGCTTCGTCTATTTCCGTCAAGTCAAAGACCCGTCATTACCGCGCGGATACTTCCAGAAGAGCATAATTTTACTGACGCGCTTGCCGTTTATCAACTTATATTACAAAGTCATCCAACTGATTGCACCTAAACACTTTGAAGACGGTGAGAGTAGTTTGGAAGCGGCATGTCATGATATAAATAGGTGGCCCCCTATCGATGCAGGTCAGAATATGTTGTTGCCTGTTTTGGGAACAGTTTTTCAGTCATACATACCCAATCAACAGACAGGGAAAGTTTCAAGGTCAGATATTATTAAGCAAGTACATTCCCCAAATATTCCTCATGTATTGGCTTCAATACAGGATGTCAATGTATTTGATGCCCTAGCTGGTGTTATATCCCATTTACATCTATTATGGGAGCTTGTGTTGGCGGCTGAACCAATAGTGGTTATGGCAAGTTCACCTACAGAGTGTTCAGCTCTCGTGCAAGCTTTGACGAACCTCATCCAACCTCTACCATATGCAGCAGAATACAGACCTTACTTCACCATACATGACAGTGAATTCAAAGAGTTCACCCGCAAGCAATACAACCCACCTTGTGTAATATTGGGTGTGACAAATCCATTCTTTACAAAAACATTACAACACTGGCCTCATACTATCAAGCTGGGTGAGTCAACAtcaatcaaaacaaaattaagGAAGGTCGGCAATATAAAGCACTTAGATACAGCTCCCGGTGTTTACACACAGTACAAGCCATTTTTGGAAAAAGATAAGGCTATAATTAAGAAACTACACAACGGTATGAGGACTGAGCGACCTTCTGAGGTACAGACTGCGATGGTGAAACGACATCTACTAGAATTGACACAGAGTTTTATGATTCCTCTAGAGAGATATATGGCATCACTGATGCCATTGCAGAAGAATATATCACCTTACCGAGCACCGCCTATACCCAATCCATTTAATCCTGAAGACTTTTTTGCCACACTGCAGCAAGCAGGACCTCAGTTGACATCAGGGATTAAAGGTGATTGGATAGGTCtatataaaaatttctttaGAACACCCAATTTTGCAGCTTGGTTTCATGAACGACACAGTAAATTGACAAACAAATTGCACGCTTTACAGTTAGAAGCGTTAGCAGAGAGTGATTTGAAGCAATGGTCTATAGGTAAGAAGGAGGTTGAAATTGTTGATATGGTGTTAAAGCTTAGAGAGGTTCTGAAGAGTGACCCACCTGTTGCGGGTAACACTAGGACGTTATTAGCACGAAGGTTAGAAGACTTGAACTGTGTATTACCTGATGATATGAAGTCAATATTAAATGCGGCGACGTGA